The DNA segment TGCTCACGATCCGCTAAATGGCTACCTGCCACAGGGCTGGACGCTAGAATATGCAGCCGAGATGCGTAAAAAAGATGAGGCGGCTGTAGTTAAGGCGGCTAAGCAGTCGATGGCGGTACAGGTTAAGGCGATGCTAGCATTGCAAGCTGCTGGCGCGGCGACCACCGACTACGGTAACAACATTCGTCAGATGGCATTTGAAGAGGGGGTTGAGAATGCATTCGACTTCCCGGGCTTCGTACCGGCTTATGTACGCCCACTATTCTGCGAAGGTATTGGCCCTTTCCGCTGGGTAGCACTGTCTGGCGACCCTGAAGATATCTACAAGACCGATGCCAAGGTAAAAGAGCTTATTCCTGATAACCCGCAGCTACACAACTGGCTCGATATGGCGCGCGAGCGTATCGCCTTCCAAGGTCTGCCATCACGGATCTGTTGGGTGGGTCTAAAAGACCGTGCGCGTTTGGCATTAGCCTTTAACGAAATGGTTAAAAATGGCGAGCTTTCAGCGCCAATCGTGATTGGTCGCGATCACTTAGACTCAGGCTCAGTTGCCAGCCCTAACCGCGAAACCGAATCAATGCTCGATGGCTCTGATGCGGTATCGGATTGGCCATTGATGAATGCTCTGCTTAACACCGCAAGTGGCGCAACTTGGGTGTCGTTGCATCACGGCGGTGGTGTTGGTATGGGCTTTAGCCAGCACTCAGGTGTGGTGATTGTGGCCGATGGCACCGACGACGCGGCAGTGCGCCTCGGTCGCGTACTGTGGAATGATCCGGCTACCGGCGTGATGCGTCACGCTGATGCGGGTTACGATATCGCTAAAAATTGTGCAAAAGAGCAGGGTCTAGACCTGCCAATGCTATAAAAAGAATAAGAGGCATTAACATGAGTCATTTAGTATTAACTCCGGGTACGTTAACCCTGGCGCAAATCCGTGAAATTAGCCGTGGCAAGGTGACATTAGAGCTGGCTGAGAGTGCGATCGCCGATATCAATACCAGTGCAGGTTTAGTACAGCAGGTATTGGATGAAGGCCGCACGGTT comes from the Shewanella halifaxensis HAW-EB4 genome and includes:
- the hutU gene encoding urocanate hydratase, giving the protein MDKRHDPSRRIIAPTGTKLSCKSWLTEAPMRMLMNNLHPDVAERPEDLVVYGGIGRAARDWECYDKIVEVLQRLEDDETLMVQSGKPVGVFKTHSNAPRVIIANSNLVPHWANWEHFNELDKKGLAMYGQMTAGSWIYIGSQGIVQGTYETFVAMAKQHFNGVSAGKWILTGGLGGMGGAQPLAGTMAGYSVLTCEVDETRIDFRLRTKYVDKKATSLDEALAMIEEANNSGKPVSVGLLANAADVFAELVERGITPDVVTDQTSAHDPLNGYLPQGWTLEYAAEMRKKDEAAVVKAAKQSMAVQVKAMLALQAAGAATTDYGNNIRQMAFEEGVENAFDFPGFVPAYVRPLFCEGIGPFRWVALSGDPEDIYKTDAKVKELIPDNPQLHNWLDMARERIAFQGLPSRICWVGLKDRARLALAFNEMVKNGELSAPIVIGRDHLDSGSVASPNRETESMLDGSDAVSDWPLMNALLNTASGATWVSLHHGGGVGMGFSQHSGVVIVADGTDDAAVRLGRVLWNDPATGVMRHADAGYDIAKNCAKEQGLDLPML